A stretch of Allostreptomyces psammosilenae DNA encodes these proteins:
- a CDS encoding nitric oxide synthase oxygenase — MDHGEAISFLEAFSRENPRAAVDLTERVRQVLMEIDRTGTYRHTPEELTWGAKVAWRNSARCIGRLYWNSLQIRDRRRVHTPAEVAAECVEHLRSAWRGGRIRPTITIFPADAPDGPLVRIWNDQLIRYAGYLTPDGHRIGDGQYTRFTSLVGALGWRGAGTPFDVLPLLIETRQGVSLHPVPRDAVAEVRLSHPEFPWFADLGLRWHAVPAISNMRLEIGGVSYSAAPFNGWYMETEIGARNLVDPHRYNVLPLLGRMMGLDMSAERTLWRDRALIELNRAVLHSFDEQGVAITDHHTESQRFLQHLRKEEAAGRVCPADWSWIVPPVSGGLTPVYHRYYDQADLRPAFFLDPEARMRGAGEWPLPPLARPESPGGFPGAPMAAGGAFAHGVAANGARPAPGCPMAH; from the coding sequence GTGGACCACGGTGAGGCCATCTCCTTCCTGGAGGCCTTCTCCCGGGAGAACCCGCGCGCCGCCGTCGACCTGACCGAGCGGGTCCGCCAGGTCCTCATGGAGATCGACCGCACGGGCACCTACCGGCACACCCCGGAGGAGCTGACCTGGGGCGCGAAGGTGGCCTGGCGCAACTCCGCGCGCTGCATCGGCCGGCTGTACTGGAACAGCCTGCAGATCCGGGACCGGCGCCGGGTGCACACCCCGGCCGAGGTGGCCGCCGAGTGCGTGGAGCACCTCCGCAGCGCCTGGCGGGGCGGCCGGATCCGCCCGACGATCACGATCTTCCCGGCGGACGCCCCGGACGGGCCGCTGGTGCGCATCTGGAACGATCAGCTGATCCGGTACGCCGGGTACCTCACCCCGGACGGGCACCGGATCGGGGACGGCCAGTACACCCGCTTCACCTCGCTGGTCGGCGCCCTGGGGTGGCGCGGCGCGGGGACGCCGTTCGACGTGCTGCCGCTGCTGATCGAGACGCGGCAGGGGGTGAGCCTGCACCCGGTGCCGCGCGACGCGGTCGCCGAGGTGCGGCTGTCCCACCCGGAGTTCCCCTGGTTCGCCGATCTGGGCCTGCGCTGGCACGCGGTGCCGGCGATCTCCAACATGCGGCTGGAGATCGGCGGCGTCTCCTACAGCGCCGCGCCGTTCAACGGCTGGTACATGGAGACCGAGATCGGCGCGCGCAACCTGGTGGACCCGCACCGCTACAACGTGCTGCCGCTGCTGGGCCGGATGATGGGCCTGGACATGTCGGCGGAGCGCACGCTGTGGCGGGACCGCGCCCTGATCGAGCTGAACCGGGCGGTGCTGCACTCCTTCGACGAGCAGGGCGTGGCGATCACCGACCACCACACCGAGTCACAGCGGTTCCTCCAGCACCTGCGCAAGGAGGAGGCGGCGGGCCGGGTCTGCCCCGCCGACTGGAGCTGGATCGTTCCCCCGGTCTCCGGTGGGCTCACCCCCGTCTACCACCGCTACTACGACCAGGCCGACCTGCGGCCGGCGTTCTTCCTGGACCCGGAGGCCCGGATGCGCGGCGCCGGGGAGTGGCCGCTGCCGCCGCTGGCCCGGCCGGAGTCGCCCGGTGGCTTCCCCGGCGCCCCGATGGCGGCCGGCGGCGCCTTCGCTCACGGCGTGGCGGCGAACGGGGCCCGGCCGGCCCCCGGGTGCCCGATGGCCCACTGA
- a CDS encoding SRPBCC family protein: protein MATIEESVTVDVPVRTAYDQWTQFEEFPRFMEGVERIEQRGDRNTHWVTKVGGVEREFDAEITEQIPDERVAWTSRSGPKQAGVVTFHRLDADHTRVMLQLEHEPEGVVEKAGDLLGVTKHRVKGDLKRFKEFIEARGHETGAWRGEL from the coding sequence ATGGCGACGATCGAGGAGTCGGTCACGGTCGACGTTCCGGTGCGCACGGCGTACGACCAGTGGACGCAGTTCGAGGAGTTCCCCCGGTTCATGGAGGGCGTGGAGCGGATCGAGCAGCGCGGTGACCGCAACACCCACTGGGTGACCAAGGTGGGCGGCGTGGAGCGGGAGTTCGACGCCGAGATCACCGAGCAGATCCCCGACGAGCGCGTGGCGTGGACCTCCCGGAGCGGCCCCAAGCAGGCCGGCGTGGTCACCTTCCACCGGCTCGACGCCGACCACACCCGGGTGATGCTCCAGCTGGAGCACGAGCCGGAGGGCGTCGTGGAGAAGGCGGGTGACCTGCTCGGCGTGACGAAGCACCGGGTCAAGGGCGACCTGAAGCGCTTCAAGGAGTTCATCGAGGCACGTGGCCACGAGACCGGAGCCTGGCGCGGCGAGCTGTGA